Part of the Niallia alba genome is shown below.
GCCGTGTGGACTAATTTTAGGAAGATCTGTTTTATCAATAATGCTTTTGAGTACTTTGTTGATACCATATGGACCTAGTGGTCTTCCACTCCACGTTGTAATGACATAATCCTGATCAATGTATTTCTCCCCGTATCTCTCTTTATTCTGTTTTTGCCAATCTTTATACGCTGATAAATCTTTAATAAGCTTATCACCTATAGGAATTGTTCGGAAGCTAGAAGACGTCTTAGATTTTATGACTTTTTTATCATTTCTAGACTTCGAAATGACAATAAGTTTTTTTCAAAATTAATGTCCTGCCTTTTTAATGCTAATAGTTCACCTTTTCGAAGACCTGTTCTTAATAAGAAGGATACAATCAAGTAGTGATGAGGCTTGCCTTTTTTGCTGTTCTAATAAAAGTACTGACCTCATCCCTAGTTAAATAATTTCTCTTTTCTATTTCATTATCTTTTTGAACTTTCAGATTTAGAAAATTATTATGTTGCAATAACTCAAGTTCAACAGCTTTATTTATGGCAGTACAGAAAATGGAATGGATGGTTTGTACGGTTGTTTTAGCATATTTTTCACTTAATCGGTTTAAATGTTTTTGATACTCAATCCTGGTTAGCTTGTTCAACTTGTAATTCCCAATGCTAGGTATGATTTGGTTAGCTATATAGATATAGTAGCAGAGCCTAGTACAAATAGATTGAATGTTAATATTGCATACACGAATGTTGTTTCAGATGAGAATGTGAAAAATTTTGTTGCAAGTTTTTATCGTTAAATTTAATGGTATTTTTGGATTCTTCCACTAGGAGGAGTCTTTTTTATGTCCTTTTGAGGAGGTGAAACCATTTTGGAATTAGAACTAACTAAATACTTTCTTACTCAGGGGCCATTTGCGTTATTATTCGTATGGCTCCTTATTTATGTTATGAAGAATAACAAGGAGAGGGAAAATCGTTTGTAGGATCTGCTTGATAAGTTTAGTGATAAGTATGATTTAGTCATTACGAAATTGGATGATATCAAGCAAAAATTAAAGTAAGGGAGAGGTTGGAAGTGGGAGAATTAACAGTTGAAGTATTTATTGCATTAGTGGAGTTGTTTAAGAAAAGTTTAGGATTACCAGTTAGGTATGCTCCTTTAGTTTCTGTTCTTTTGGGGGTACCGGTAGGGATTTTATATTTGGATGTGGACCTGAAAACAGGGATTGTATATGGACTAATCATTGGTTTGTCAGCTTGTGGATTATACAGTGGAGCTAAATCTATAACAAAGTAAGGGATGGCTATGACGGCTATCCTTTTTCTTTTATAAATTTCTTTTATAAAAAATTAAATGGAGTGTGAATGGATAATGGTAAAAGGATTTGATTGTGCAACTAAATTAAATAGTATAACAGCAGCTGGTTTGAGAAAAGAGGGCTTTGAATATGTGGCTCGTTATCTCGGGAATAGTTGGAAGTCTTTTGATAAAGCGGAGACAAAGGCAATTCAAGATGCTGGTTTAAAGCTGATTAGTATTTTTCAGAAAAGTAATAATGGAATTCAATTTTTTAGCAAGGAGCAGGGAATTTCTCATGCGAAAGAAGCTGAGGGTTTTGCAAAAGCAGTTGAACAGCCAGAAGGGACAGCTATTTACTTTGCTGTAGATTTCAATGCTCAGTCTAGTCATATGAGCAAAATTTTAGAGTTTGTGGAAGGTATTAAATCATAATTGAAGGATTATAAGGTTGGGATATATGGTTCCTACAATGTAATGCAAGCGGTGAAAGGAAAAGTTGATTACTATTGGAAAACATATGCATGGAGTCGCGGTCATGTTGCTGATTTTATTCACATGCATCAGTTTGAGAATGATGTCAAAGTTGCAGGAGTAGCGATTGACCGAAATGATATTAAAAAAGAACCTGGTCATTGGGGAGATGTGAAAGTTGTTGTTCCAGAAGAAACTAAAGTAGGTAGTGAAATCGTTACAAAACCATCAGCTCCGAGCAAATGTAAGAAGAATTCTGATGGCATATATACGGTTGTAAGTGGTGATACTCTTTCAGAGATTGCGAATGATTTTAACGTGACTATCAAAGATCTAGCCAGTTGGAACAATATTGAAAATGCAAATTTAATTAAAGCTGGCCAAAAGTTAAAGTTTTCTGTAGATAAAAAAGAAACTGCTGCCAAACCAGCCGCAAGCACAACTAAGAAAGTTACTAAGACATATAAGGTGAAAAGTGGAGATGCATTAAGTAAACTAGCATCTAAATGGGGTACTACAGTTAAACGTCTGCAAGAATTAAACGGCCGAATAAAATTTATGTAGGACAAACATTAAAGTACACACTAAGAAATATCATACAGTTGTAAGTGGAGACAATGTAACTAAGATTGCTAAGAAATATAGTACAACCGTTACAGCAATCAAAAAGTTAAATCCAAGTATTAAAAATATTGATAAAATCTATCCAAAGCAAAAAATCCGCATAAAGTAATGTGGATGGATATAAAATAGTTGTACAGCTTAGGCTCCACACAAAAGCCCTTCTCTTAGGTGAGAGGGGCTTATCCTTTAATTGGGTAAATATTCCGAATTTTATAAAATATAAAGACGGATATTTTCTATCTTATTATTTGTTTACCAGCTACCCCAAATAGATTTGCCGCCGGTATGGCCAGTTTTATCATGTAAATTTTTATGAACTAATTGGAAATTTCCTGATTTCTCATGGTGATGTAATCTAAAGTCATCAGGGAATTTTCCATTTTTTATTTGATTAATCTGCTTTTGATTAAATAATTTAGAATAATTGAAATCAGAAGTCACAGCTTTTTTTACATCACCTTTTATTTGATTCCAAACCGTTGATTTAGACGACTTCCAATATTTAGATGAAACTGTAAAAGATTTACCAGGGAATACGGGGAAAGAATTTTTATTATAGAAAGTTTTAGTCACTGGGTGATATTTATTAGCCATATGACCATTTTTAACCGTTTCATATACCTTCTTACCATTTCCTTTAAAAACTTGAACTTCTACTGTTTTAGTTTTACCATTTGTTTTTATTCTTGTAGTAGGATAGATATTTATAGCTCCACCATAGGGAGGATTATTATTTTTTTCAGCTTCTTCTATTGCAGGCGCTTTATCAGGTGATTCTGAATCAGAATCAAAATCGATAATTGGTTCATCATCAAAATCATCAATATTTTCAGGTTCATCTTCTAAGGTTTCAACTGGTACTGTTTCTAGTTCGTCTATATTGATATCTTCATAAGTCTTTAAATCTGGCTCAAGGTATTCATATTGTTCTTCTGTAACAGGATCGCTTGGATCTTTTGGGTATATATTTATATTTGGTGCAGCGTTAATATTTGCTTCGCTTAATGTACTAAAAATTAATAGAATTGGTAATAATACTGTTGCTATTTTTAAAATATATTTTTTCACAACTCTTCTCCTTTTTAATAAATTGGTATATTATTGTAACAAGTCAGAATATTTACCTAAATTACATAATATATTATTTTTTTACAAAAAATAAACATTTATATGAAAGGAATTTTAAAATTATGAATATTTGGAAATCTGAAGAGAGTAGTTATACTCTAAATAATTTAACAAGTGAAGATATAGATAAAGCAGAAAAGCATTTTCGTGTAAAATTGCCAAAGGCATATATTGATACTTTAAGGGAAAAGAACGGAGGGAATCTATTATATAACGCATTACCAATATCTCTAAATCGTTGGGAAGGTGATAATTATTTATTAATTGAGCACCTATTAGGGATAAAAGAAAATGAGGGTATCATGATGACAGATTATTATGTGAAAGAATGGCAGATAAAACGAAAAAATATTATTTTGTTAAGTGGTGATGGCCATGAATGGCTTGCATTAGATTACAATCATTCAGTGAATCCTAAAGTTATCTATATCGATACAGAGGAAGACAAGATTATAGAATTATATTCATCGTTTGATGAAATGGTAGATAATCTTTTTATTCAAGAAGAAAATGAAAATGATCAAGTTGGCGAAGGTGCAATTATAATTACACTTGAAGAAGCAAGAAAATTAGTAAGAAGTAATGATATTTCTGAAATTAAAAATGGACTTGATGCATTCGAACATTATATATATGAGGACAACATTTTAGCCGAACACCAAGATGATATCATTAGATTGTTAAAACATGATGAGGAGGATGTGGTCGAATACGCTGCACAAAAGGCTTGGAGTGCCATTACAATGGGCTATAATGTGAAAAGAGAATTTATAAATTATGTCATTTCAGATTTTGAAAAAAGACAAGATCAAATATTTAAAACGTTTCTCTATCTTATATCTGAGTATTTAAATGATAATGAAAGATAAAGAAATAGTAAGAATATAAATTTGGTTAATGTAGTTTAAAAGAAGCCCTTCTCAAATGAGTTGGGCTGTTTTTATTTCAAATAATCATCCTCCTCAAATTCGTAAAAGTCATCCACTTTACAATTCAATATTTTCCCCCACTAGTGTTGCATAAATATTGTCGCAATTTTCAGTCTGATTATCCTCCTTGTTTAGAGCCAAAAAGGTAAATACCTATTCAAAGGTGGCTCCATCCATTTGGGTTTTTTTTTACAATTAGACTTGTGCGACAACAACAATTTGCTTATTAAGGGATGGCTTTCCCTTCAATCTTTCGAAGCCAGATATGGGCTGGTTTCCACAATGCAGCCCTTAAATAACGGCTAATTTGTAAGGTTTTTCGCTTACTTCTTGTTTCAAGTTGTACGAGAACATGTAGGCAAAAAACAATCAGTGCGATAAACACTTGGTTTTGAATCGCCCATTCACTTTGACCGTAGAACTTTTTGATGCTGAGATGCTGTTTGATCCATTTAAAGAACAACTCAATTGCCCACCGTGATTTGTACATCTCTGAAATTTCTTCGGCACTCAAATCAAAACGATTGGTAATTAAATGCAGTTCATTTCCTTTTGAATCCATCACTTTTAGAAGACGAAAGTAATTTTCAGCACGGTTTTGAGTCGTACCAATCAACACCATTTGATCTGACAAAACAGCTGAATTCTCGGGTAGTTTAAAATTATAAACTTCCCGTATGACTGCGTTTTTCCGTAGCCTTGAAAGAAAAAAGTAACCATCATCTGTCATTCGGTCAAAGCGCTCGTAATCTAGGTAGCCACGGTCAAACACATACATGCATTCTTTATCATCAACCATGATTTCAAGCTGACCACGATCATGTTCTTTTGCCGTTGTTAAAACAGCCTTTTCAGGATAGGAACTCCCTTTTTCCATAAACACAAGTCTCAAATGCAACTTGACACCCGCTTTTGTTTTGCGGAACTTTGCCCATTTATGATTGGTCAAATTAAGTGGCAATGTGCTTGAATCAATGATTTTTAACGGCATAATAAGCTTTGTATAATGTGTTTTTGCATGAATTTGTGCGACTAAATCAAGGAAAAGCCTTTGAAATAAATCTGGATTTATACCGTTTAATCGGCGTGAGAGCTGAGAAATACTGATTGAATCAAGATCAATGCCTTTTTGTAGTTGGTCGTCGAAAAGACAATCGCTTAGCTCATGCAAACTTTCGACTTCTTGTAGCTGTGCAAAAAGGAGTAATTTTAGAAATGAGTCTGTTTTTAGTTTTTTCGTATAGTAATCTAATTTCAACGTTTTCACGGTTTCTTCAAAAAGTTGAAGATTTATTGGTGAAAACCATTGTCCAAATGAAGTTTTTCGTGTAATCTTGTCCATGTGTTGGTCCTTTTTTAGTGGATTTGGACGGGTTACCACCTGACTTATCCATTATAAAGGACTTTTTCTTTGCACAAAATAATAAAATTGAACATTTTGAGTATTTTTAATAATGAAAATAAATTAATGCAACACTAGTGATTTTCCCCAACAAAAATAATTTAGGCGTTCTTAAGAAAGATCTACCAGCTAGGACATTCGATAGTTGAGTAGATGAAATGTCCAACTTCTTCGCAATAAAGCCTTTCCGTAATCCACTTTCTTCAATGTACTTATCAATATGTACTTTCATCTATAAACACCTCAGTATCAATATTCTGTACAATCTTGTAAAATCCTTTTTAATTTTTATTTAGATATTTTTTAACTTTTATTTTGATAGACAGGCATTAATAGAGATAACTGCCATATAGTATATTAACTACTTAATATTTTGCAAGAAGGTGAGACTCATGGAAATAGTAGGCATTGATCCTGGAAATGAGGAGGTTAAATATGCAAGTAGATTTGGAATAGTTAAGTTTAAAAGTGCTATTGGAGAATACCGTAATAGGCACATAGAAAGTAGTCACGGAAAGGATGATATGATATTCGAATTTAACGGTAGAAAAGGTTTTGCAGGTACTCTGGCGCTTGCTGAATCGGAGTTTGGCGGCTCACTTATGGTAGATAGCAAAGCCCATGAGGATACAAAAATAAGAGTCTTATTAGCATTACATCATCTACCTGGAACAACATATCAGATTGTTGTTGGTCAGCCAATTAAAAAGCATATTCCATAGAAAAAGAACGGATCAAGAACATGTTACTAGGCTCTCACGATCTAACTTTAAACGGAGTGAAAAAGACAATCAAAATAAATCGTGTAGAAGTAGCAGCAGAAGGAGGAGCGGCGTTTTGGAGTAATCCACAAACAGTACTAGTGAGAATAATAGATGCAGGAAGTGCGACAATAAATTGTGCTAGTCTTGTGGACGGAAAGTATATCGATAAAGATTCTTTTACCATTAATTTCGGATGCAATACAACTAAGTCCAATGATTTGTATGCTATGGTTCGCGGGATAGTTGCTCAAACATCTAAAAAATGGAGTCCTAGCGATACGGTGTTAGTAATGGGAGGAGCTGCAGAAAGATAACTAATGTGTAATAAAAAGAGCTTCGATTGCACGAAGCCACAGATCAATTTTTATATGCTAAAAGAATAATCTCTTTCCACTTTACTAATGCGAGTTATGTATTTGGAATACCAATCACTTTTACCTTTTTCTTGAGCTTTTTGGTGAGGCATGTTTTCTTTCCAAGATTTTATAGATTCTAGATTTTCCCAATATGAAACAGTAATGCCGACGCCATCTTGATCTCTAGAACTTTCTACACCTAAGAAGCCTGGTTGTTTAGAAGCAAGTTCAACCATTAAATTAGCAACTTGACCATAACCTTTATCATCTTCTTCTGTTCTTTTAGAAGTGAAAATCACAGCGTAATAGGGTGGTTTTGGTGTGTTTGCAAATGACATAATATCGCCCCCGAATTTTTTATATTAAGAATACTAACATCACTAGTGTTGCATAAATGTTGTTAGAATATTCAGTTTAAATATGTCCCCTGTTAAGAGCCAAAAAAGTAAATACCCAACTAAAGGTGGATCCATCCATTTGGAAATTTTTTTACAATTAGACTTAAGAGACGACGACAATTTGTTTATTAAGGAATGGTTTTTCCTTCAATCTTTCGAAGCCAAATATGTGCTGGTTTCCACAAAGCTGCCCGTAAATATCGGCTAATTTGTAGGGTTTTTCGTTTACTTTTTGTCTCGATTTGTGCGAGAACATGCAGGCAAAAAACAATAAGTGCGATAAACACTTGATTCTGAATTGCCCATTCGCTTTGGCCGTAAAACTTTTTGATATGGAGATGTTGTTTAATCCATTTGAAAAATAACTCAATCGCCCAGCGTGATTTATACATCTTTGAGATTTCTTCAGCACTTAAATCAAAACGATTTGTGATTAAATGAAGCTCATTTCCTTTTGAATCAATCACTTTTAGAAGACGAAAGTAATTTTCGGCACGGTTTTGCGTCGTACCAATCAACACCATTTGATCCGACAAAACAGATGTATTCTCGGGTAGTTTAAAATCGTAAACCTCCCGTATGACTGCGTTTTTTCGCAGCCTAGAAAGGAAAAAGTAGCCGTCATCTGTCATCCGATCAAAGCGTTCGTAGTCTAAGTAACCACGGTCAAACACATACATACATTCCTTGTCATCAACCATTACTTCAAGCTGACCGCGGTCATGTTCTTTGGCCGTTGTCATAATGGCCTTTTCGGGATAGGATATACCTTTTTCCATAAACACAAGGCGTAAGTGCAATTTAACACCCGCTTTTGTTTTGCGGAA
Proteins encoded:
- a CDS encoding tyrosine-type recombinase/integrase translates to MVISKSRNDKKVIKSKTSSSFRTIPIGDKLIKDLSAYKDWQKQNKERYGEKYIDQDYVITTWSGRPLGPYGINKVLKSIIDKTDLPKISPHGLRHTHAIMMLESGNDIKVVSERLGHPALNVTSDVYLYITKKHELESVNRLEKYLEGDEEDEE
- a CDS encoding tyrosine-type recombinase/integrase, coding for MRVCNINIQSICTRLCYYIYIANQIIPSIGNYKLNKLTRIEYQKHLNRLSEKYAKTTVQTIHSIFCTAINKAVELELLQHNNFLNLKVQKDNEIEKRNYLTRDEVSTFIRTAKKASLITT
- a CDS encoding glycoside hydrolase domain-containing protein; the protein is MVKGFDCATKLNSITAAGLRKEGFEYVARYLGNSWKSFDKAETKAIQDAGLKLISIFQKSNNGIQFFSKEQGISHAKEAEGFAKAVEQPEGTAIYFAVDFNAQSSHMSKILEFVEGIKS
- a CDS encoding LysM peptidoglycan-binding domain-containing protein, encoding MKDYKVGIYGSYNVMQAVKGKVDYYWKTYAWSRGHVADFIHMHQFENDVKVAGVAIDRNDIKKEPGHWGDVKVVVPEETKVGSEIVTKPSAPSKCKKNSDGIYTVVSGDTLSEIANDFNVTIKDLASWNNIENANLIKAGQKLKFSVDKKETAAKPAASTTKKVTKTYKVKSGDALSKLASKWGTTVKRLQELNGRIKFM
- a CDS encoding HNH endonuclease, with protein sequence MKKYILKIATVLLPILLIFSTLSEANINAAPNINIYPKDPSDPVTEEQYEYLEPDLKTYEDINIDELETVPVETLEDEPENIDDFDDEPIIDFDSDSESPDKAPAIEEAEKNNNPPYGGAINIYPTTRIKTNGKTKTVEVQVFKGNGKKVYETVKNGHMANKYHPVTKTFYNKNSFPVFPGKSFTVSSKYWKSSKSTVWNQIKGDVKKAVTSDFNYSKLFNQKQINQIKNGKFPDDFRLHHHEKSGNFQLVHKNLHDKTGHTGGKSIWGSW
- a CDS encoding SMI1/KNR4 family protein, whose amino-acid sequence is MNIWKSEESSYTLNNLTSEDIDKAEKHFRVKLPKAYIDTLREKNGGNLLYNALPISLNRWEGDNYLLIEHLLGIKENEGIMMTDYYVKEWQIKRKNIILLSGDGHEWLALDYNHSVNPKVIYIDTEEDKIIELYSSFDEMVDNLFIQEENENDQVGEGAIIITLEEARKLVRSNDISEIKNGLDAFEHYIYEDNILAEHQDDIIRLLKHDEEDVVEYAAQKAWSAITMGYNVKREFINYVISDFEKRQDQIFKTFLYLISEYLNDNER
- a CDS encoding IS4 family transposase, whose product is MDKITRKTSFGQWFSPINLQLFEETVKTLKLDYYTKKLKTDSFLKLLLFAQLQEVESLHELSDCLFDDQLQKGIDLDSISISQLSRRLNGINPDLFQRLFLDLVAQIHAKTHYTKLIMPLKIIDSSTLPLNLTNHKWAKFRKTKAGVKLHLRLVFMEKGSSYPEKAVLTTAKEHDRGQLEIMVDDKECMYVFDRGYLDYERFDRMTDDGYFFLSRLRKNAVIREVYNFKLPENSAVLSDQMVLIGTTQNRAENYFRLLKVMDSKGNELHLITNRFDLSAEEISEMYKSRWAIELFFKWIKQHLSIKKFYGQSEWAIQNQVFIALIVFCLHVLVQLETRSKRKTLQISRYLRAALWKPAHIWLRKIEGKAIP
- a CDS encoding XRE family transcriptional regulator, giving the protein MKVHIDKYIEESGLRKGFIAKKLDISSTQLSNVLAGRSFLRTPKLFLLGKITSVALIYFHY
- a CDS encoding ParM/StbA family protein; this encodes MEIVGIDPGNEEVKYASRFGIVKFKSAIGEYRNRHIESSHGKDDMIFEFNGRKGFAGTLALAESEFGGSLMVDSKAHEDTKIRVLLALHHLPGTTYQIVVGQPIKKHIP
- a CDS encoding ParM/StbA family protein, with protein sequence MLLGSHDLTLNGVKKTIKINRVEVAAEGGAAFWSNPQTVLVRIIDAGSATINCASLVDGKYIDKDSFTINFGCNTTKSNDLYAMVRGIVAQTSKKWSPSDTVLVMGGAAER
- a CDS encoding antibiotic biosynthesis monooxygenase family protein — translated: MMSFANTPKPPYYAVIFTSKRTEEDDKGYGQVANLMVELASKQPGFLGVESSRDQDGVGITVSYWENLESIKSWKENMPHQKAQEKGKSDWYSKYITRISKVERDYSFSI
- a CDS encoding IS4 family transposase translates to MDKITRKTSFGQWFSPINLQLFEENVKTLKLDFYTKKLTTESFLKLLLFAQLEEVESLHALSDCLFDDQLQKGIDLDSISISQLSRRLNGMNPDLFQKLFLDLVSQIHAKTHNTKLVMPLKIIDSSTLPLNLTNHKWAKFRKTKAGVKLHLRLVFMEKGISYPEKAIMTTAKEHDRGQLEVMVDDKECMYVFDRGYLDYERFDRMTDDGYFFLSRLRKNAVIREVYDFKLPENTSVLSDQMVLIGTTQNRAENYFRLLKVIDSKGNELHLITNRFDLSAEEISKMYKSRWAIELFFKWIKQHLHIKKFYGQSEWAIQNQVFIALIVFCLHVLAQIETKSKRKTLQISRYLRAALWKPAHIWLRKIEGKTIP